A stretch of DNA from Nitrospira sp. KM1:
GTCTCGGGTGGCTTCGGTGTAACAAGAGAGGGCAGACATTCTATCGACCTTCGCGTGACATTTCTTATGGCGGAGGTAGCGGCGCGTGTCGTAGCCCTCGGCCCGTGGAATCGAGAGCACGACGCACGAGCAAGCGCAGATCATTGATGAGGAATGGCTTATTAAGGAGATCGAATGCCCCTGCCTTCAGGCCTTCGACGGCTAATTGTGGTGACCCGCCGGCACTGAGAAGGATGATTGGCACATCGGTTCGAACGGCTCGGATTTGTTCCAACAGGGCTAACCCATTCATTCCAGGTAAATGAATATCCACAATCAGGAGCTGAGGATGCCACGTCTCAAAGTGGCGGAGCGCCGCCTCCGCGTCGGTCGCCGTCGCGATCTCACACCCTTCGGAAGAAATCAGCTCAGTGAGAAGCGTCAATGTGTCCTCATCGTCGTCGACGAGCATGACGCGGGGAAGAGACATGGCGCACCATAGAATTGGCTTAGGGGCGGCACAGCATAACGAGGGACCGATCAGCCTGTCCAGCGCTCAACACTTTCACGTAGATAACGGATCCTCACCTAGTGGTTCTCCTAGCGCATAGCCGTCTGGTCATCCCCATCTTCGGGTTGTACGTGTCATTCCGTCCAATGCGGAAATGCCCAAACAAAGACCGAGAGGTGAAACTCCCTATCGACTGGTGCGATCTTTGCACTATTTCAGGTTAATGCGCTTTACTTCACCGCGTGAGCCGGCGCTCCTACAAACCGATGCGGTATGTCTGACGATCTAAATGGGTGACCTCTATGCCTCAACATATGATCCCGTGCACTCGGGAAGTGATG
This window harbors:
- a CDS encoding response regulator — its product is MSLPRVMLVDDDEDTLTLLTELISSEGCEIATATDAEAALRHFETWHPQLLIVDIHLPGMNGLALLEQIRAVRTDVPIILLSAGGSPQLAVEGLKAGAFDLLNKPFLINDLRLLVRRALDSTGRGLRHAPLPPP